Proteins from a genomic interval of Aquabacterium sp. J223:
- a CDS encoding DUF2818 family protein — protein sequence MDQGAAVWLVLLVGVLAANWPFFTERRLLVGPRHGDKPLAWRLVELLLMAALTLGLGWGLEARLGQRAPQGWAFYAAAGCLFLTFAFPGFVWRHLRRRRPEAD from the coding sequence ATGGACCAGGGCGCCGCCGTCTGGCTGGTCCTGCTGGTCGGCGTGCTGGCCGCCAACTGGCCCTTCTTCACCGAGCGCCGGCTGCTGGTCGGTCCCCGGCACGGTGACAAACCGCTGGCCTGGCGGCTGGTCGAACTGCTGCTGATGGCGGCGCTCACGCTCGGCCTGGGCTGGGGGCTCGAGGCCCGGCTGGGCCAGCGCGCGCCGCAGGGCTGGGCCTTCTACGCCGCCGCCGGCTGCCTGTTCCTCACCTTCGCCTTTCCCGGCTTCGTCTGGCGCCACCTGCGGCGGCGCCGACCCGAAGCCGACTGA
- a CDS encoding NUDIX domain-containing protein translates to MSAAPVDAHLIETRLRTEGLLKGRFLDVRRDTVALPGGGEATREYVVHPGAVMVVPILDDGRLVVERQYRSPLQQVVLEFPAGKKDPGESGRVCAERELAEETGYRAAEWGHAGVLHNAPAYSTEHIEIWFARGLTAGAAKPDVGEHLEVLAMTEDEIDRRAGAGELTDAKTLIGLLWLQKWRAGRWPVRWSS, encoded by the coding sequence ATGTCCGCCGCTCCCGTCGACGCCCACCTCATCGAGACCCGCCTGCGCACCGAGGGGCTGCTCAAGGGCCGCTTCCTCGACGTGCGCCGCGACACCGTGGCGCTGCCCGGCGGCGGCGAGGCGACGCGCGAGTACGTGGTCCACCCCGGGGCGGTGATGGTGGTGCCCATCCTCGACGACGGCCGCCTGGTCGTCGAACGGCAGTACCGCAGCCCGCTGCAGCAGGTGGTGCTGGAGTTCCCCGCCGGCAAGAAGGACCCGGGCGAGAGCGGCCGCGTCTGCGCCGAGCGCGAGCTGGCCGAAGAAACCGGCTACCGCGCGGCCGAATGGGGCCACGCCGGCGTGCTGCACAACGCGCCGGCCTATTCCACCGAGCACATCGAGATCTGGTTCGCCCGCGGCCTCACCGCCGGTGCCGCCAAGCCCGACGTCGGCGAGCACCTGGAGGTGCTGGCCATGACCGAGGACGAGATCGACCGCCGCGCCGGCGCCGGCGAGCTGACCGATGCGAAGACGCTGATCGGCCTGCTCTGGCTGCAGAAGTGGCGCGCCGGGCGCTGGCCGGTGCGGTGGTCGTCATGA